From Candidatus Amoebophilus asiaticus 5a2, the proteins below share one genomic window:
- a CDS encoding IS481 family transposase, producing the protein MGQLLHKCARTTEKTRREIQLSKESIASLARRFGVNRKTIAKWKNRTSCQDVPMGPKVKRSKVLTEQEEKVVIAFRKLTQLPLDDCLYTLQETIPHLSRSTLHRCFQRHGCPKLEKVKLNNKAAKKQFKTYPIGYFHIDIAEVQTAQGKLYLFVAIDRTSKSCYARLYAFASMSAAVGFLEDLIAFVPYKIHKILTDNGVQFTNRKEGELALEHMFDRICEQEGIVHRRTQLAHPWTNGQVERMNRTIKEATVQSYYYSSHQQLERHLNDFLLAYNFARRLKALKGKTPWQLIEEQWQKILTFFTKILIPLLRD; encoded by the coding sequence ATGGGACAACTACTACATAAATGCGCCAGGACAACAGAGAAAACTCGTAGAGAAATACAGTTATCAAAAGAGAGTATAGCTTCCCTTGCTAGGCGTTTTGGAGTTAATCGTAAGACAATAGCTAAATGGAAAAATAGGACTTCTTGCCAAGATGTACCTATGGGGCCTAAAGTAAAGCGTTCTAAGGTGTTAACTGAGCAAGAAGAGAAGGTTGTTATTGCTTTTAGAAAGCTGACTCAATTGCCTTTAGATGATTGTCTATACACTCTACAAGAAACCATACCTCACTTATCGCGTTCTACTTTGCATCGCTGCTTTCAGCGACACGGCTGCCCTAAGCTAGAGAAAGTGAAGCTTAACAACAAAGCAGCTAAGAAGCAGTTTAAAACTTATCCTATCGGCTACTTCCATATAGATATAGCAGAAGTTCAGACCGCCCAGGGTAAACTGTATTTGTTTGTGGCAATAGATAGGACTAGTAAGTCTTGTTATGCCCGCTTATATGCATTTGCTTCCATGTCAGCAGCCGTAGGCTTTCTTGAAGACCTGATAGCTTTTGTTCCTTATAAGATACATAAAATACTTACTGATAATGGTGTACAATTTACAAACAGGAAAGAAGGAGAATTAGCGCTCGAGCATATGTTTGACCGCATTTGTGAGCAAGAAGGCATCGTTCACAGAAGAACGCAGCTGGCCCATCCATGGACCAATGGCCAGGTAGAGCGCATGAACAGAACAATCAAAGAGGCTACTGTGCAAAGCTATTATTATAGTAGCCATCAGCAGTTAGAGCGGCACTTAAATGACTTCTTGTTAGCTTATAATTTTGCTCGTAGGCTTAAGGCACTCAAGGGCAAAACTCCTTGGCAATTGATAGAGGAACAATGGCAAAAAATCCTCACCTTTTTCACCAAAATATTAATACCTTTACTAAGGGACTAA
- a CDS encoding SEL1-like repeat protein: MYRDEKLVIQDYAKTFNWFSKSALQGCEYEQYNLAWLYYEGKGVAKDGQKGFGVA, from the coding sequence CTGTACAGGGATGAAAAATTAGTAATACAGGATTACGCAAAAACGTTTAACTGGTTTAGCAAATCTGCATTGCAAGGATGTGAATATGAACAATATAATCTTGCTTGGCTATACTACGAGGGTAAAGGCGTAGCAAAAGATGGTCAGAAAGGCTTTGGAGTGGCTTAA
- a CDS encoding SEL1-like repeat protein — MLLEINKIRVLTTFLFSITSVTYYNSVIAADKSHNSIAVEKDNQTVINKDNAKSLYRLGQAYYYGDGVPKSI, encoded by the coding sequence ATGCTTCTAGAAATCAATAAAATTCGGGTATTAACTACATTTTTATTTAGCATAACTTCTGTTACGTATTATAATAGCGTTATAGCTGCAGATAAATCACATAACAGTATTGCTGTAGAAAAAGATAATCAGACTGTAATAAATAAGGATAATGCAAAGTCTTTATATAGACTAGGACAGGCTTATTATTATGGAGATGGTGTACCAAAAAGCATTTGA